Proteins from one Planctomyces sp. SH-PL62 genomic window:
- a CDS encoding alpha/beta fold hydrolase translates to MTSTALIRSKSPELSEFLAAHPGRDWDRDGLRQHYLDEGDGPPVVMVHGNPTWSFYYRRLVEALSPSHRAIVPDHIGCGLSDKPDDARYRYTLESRVDDLERLLDHLGVREEISLVVHDWGGMIGTAFAARHPERIARMVVMNTAGFHMPRDKTFPWALHVCRDTPLGSLTVRGLNAFVRGTAWIGCKNERMPRSLRDAYAAPYDGWANRIAIHRFVQDIPLRPGDRAYDLVTSVQDRLPLLAHAPMFVAWGMKDFVFDEPFLKEWERRFPDAEVHRFPNAGHYVLEDEAEVLIPMIRRFLDAPVPGPHPTESRADGRES, encoded by the coding sequence ATGACGTCGACGGCCTTGATCCGGAGTAAGAGCCCCGAGCTTTCCGAGTTCCTCGCCGCCCATCCGGGCCGCGACTGGGACCGCGACGGGCTTCGCCAGCATTATCTGGACGAGGGGGACGGCCCCCCCGTCGTCATGGTCCACGGCAATCCGACCTGGTCGTTCTACTATCGCCGACTGGTCGAGGCCCTCAGCCCTTCCCATCGCGCGATCGTGCCGGACCACATCGGCTGCGGCCTCTCGGACAAGCCCGACGACGCCCGCTACCGCTACACGCTGGAGAGCCGCGTCGACGATCTGGAGCGGCTGCTCGACCACCTGGGCGTGCGTGAAGAGATCTCGCTGGTCGTCCACGACTGGGGGGGGATGATCGGGACCGCGTTCGCCGCCCGCCACCCCGAGCGGATCGCCCGGATGGTGGTGATGAACACGGCCGGCTTCCACATGCCTCGCGACAAGACGTTCCCCTGGGCCTTGCACGTCTGCCGCGACACGCCGCTGGGCTCCCTGACGGTGCGCGGGCTGAACGCATTCGTGCGGGGGACGGCCTGGATCGGCTGCAAGAACGAGCGGATGCCCCGCTCCCTCCGCGACGCCTACGCCGCCCCATACGACGGTTGGGCCAACCGGATCGCCATCCACCGCTTCGTCCAGGACATCCCCCTCCGCCCCGGCGATCGGGCGTACGACCTGGTCACCTCGGTCCAGGACCGTCTGCCGCTTTTGGCCCACGCGCCGATGTTCGTGGCCTGGGGGATGAAGGATTTCGTCTTCGACGAGCCGTTCCTGAAGGAGTGGGAGCGGCGCTTCCCCGACGCCGAGGTCCACCGGTTCCCGAATGCCGGGCACTACGTCCTGGAAGACGAGGCCGAGGTCCTGATCCCGATGATCCGGCGGTTCCTCGACGCGCCGGTCCCCGGACCGCATCCGACGGAGAGCCGCGCCGATGGCCGCGAGAGCTGA
- a CDS encoding fatty acid CoA ligase family protein — protein sequence MAARAETGAAAQGGGVGAGDLSSVPPAASPNIAAHLREIAARHPHRAAVVVPQGRGAAGRMRYAHFTFDQLDRDSDAVAAGLIADGVARETRAAVMVPPGLDFFSLVFGLFKAGVVPVLIDPGMGLKSLGRCLDEAEPELFIGIAKALAARRVLGWGKRTVRRTLIAGRGGRIPGFGARSLDAVRSGGSRAIAEGRVASPVMRGVGPEDPAAVLFTSGSTGPPKGAVYTHPIFEAQVACFRDLYAIEPGEIDLCTFPLFALFAPALGMTSVVPRMDPTRPAKVDPESLFEAIDDFGPTNLFGSPALLKRVGPAGTAKGMKLPTLRRVVTAGAPASPRVLETFASLLEPGAQVFTPYGATESLPVASIGSDEILGETRLETERGRGVCVGRPCDVVLVRIIRISDDPIPSWSDDLELPPGEIGEIVVSGPVVTREYFGRPEATALAKIADPARGTFHHRMGDVGYLDESGRIWFCGRKAHRVVLADETLFTICCEGVFNAHPEVARTAIVGVERPTGKVPVLCVEPARRLGRRDRARLREELLALGARFDHTRKIHTILFHRSFPVDIRHNSKIFREKLATWAAGKAP from the coding sequence ATGGCCGCGAGAGCTGAGACGGGCGCCGCGGCGCAAGGTGGAGGCGTCGGCGCAGGAGATCTTTCGTCGGTCCCGCCGGCAGCTTCGCCCAATATCGCGGCCCATCTCCGCGAGATCGCGGCCCGTCATCCCCACCGCGCGGCGGTCGTCGTCCCCCAGGGCCGAGGGGCGGCGGGGAGGATGCGGTACGCCCACTTCACCTTCGACCAGCTCGATCGCGACAGCGACGCCGTCGCCGCCGGCCTGATCGCCGACGGCGTCGCGCGAGAGACTCGCGCGGCCGTGATGGTCCCTCCGGGGCTGGACTTCTTCTCGCTCGTGTTCGGGCTGTTCAAGGCGGGCGTCGTCCCGGTGCTGATCGACCCGGGGATGGGTCTGAAGAGCCTGGGGAGGTGCCTGGACGAGGCCGAGCCCGAGTTGTTCATTGGGATCGCCAAGGCCCTGGCCGCCCGCCGCGTGCTCGGCTGGGGGAAGCGGACCGTGCGCCGGACGCTGATCGCCGGGCGAGGCGGACGCATCCCCGGATTCGGGGCCCGGTCGCTCGACGCCGTCCGGTCCGGAGGCAGTCGGGCGATCGCCGAGGGTCGCGTCGCCTCCCCGGTGATGCGAGGCGTCGGGCCTGAAGATCCGGCCGCCGTCCTGTTCACCAGCGGGAGCACGGGGCCTCCCAAGGGCGCCGTCTACACCCACCCGATCTTCGAGGCCCAGGTCGCCTGCTTCCGCGACCTCTACGCGATCGAGCCGGGCGAGATCGATCTCTGCACGTTCCCGCTCTTCGCGCTCTTCGCCCCGGCGCTCGGGATGACCTCGGTCGTTCCCCGCATGGATCCGACCCGCCCGGCGAAAGTCGACCCTGAGAGCCTGTTCGAAGCGATCGACGACTTCGGGCCGACGAATCTCTTCGGCTCCCCCGCCCTGCTCAAGCGGGTCGGCCCGGCGGGGACCGCGAAGGGGATGAAGCTCCCCACCCTGCGACGGGTCGTCACGGCGGGGGCGCCGGCCTCTCCCCGCGTGCTGGAGACGTTCGCCAGCCTGCTCGAACCCGGGGCGCAGGTCTTCACCCCCTACGGCGCGACCGAGTCCTTGCCGGTCGCCTCGATCGGCAGCGACGAGATCCTGGGCGAGACCCGACTTGAGACCGAGCGAGGCCGGGGCGTCTGCGTCGGTCGACCGTGCGACGTCGTCCTGGTTCGGATCATCCGCATCAGCGACGACCCGATCCCGTCCTGGTCCGACGACCTGGAGCTCCCCCCGGGTGAAATCGGCGAGATCGTCGTCTCCGGCCCGGTCGTCACGCGGGAGTATTTCGGCCGTCCCGAGGCGACCGCCCTCGCCAAAATCGCCGACCCGGCCCGAGGGACGTTCCACCACCGCATGGGGGACGTCGGCTACCTCGACGAGTCGGGACGCATCTGGTTCTGCGGCCGGAAGGCCCACCGCGTCGTCCTGGCCGACGAGACCCTGTTCACGATCTGCTGCGAGGGGGTGTTCAACGCCCACCCCGAGGTCGCCCGCACGGCGATCGTCGGGGTCGAACGCCCCACCGGCAAGGTTCCGGTCCTCTGCGTCGAACCGGCCCGGCGCCTCGGCCGTCGCGATCGCGCGCGGCTTCGCGAGGAGCTGCTGGCGCTCGGCGCGAGGTTCGATCACACCCGGAAGATTCACACGATCCTGTTCCACCGTTCGTTCCCGGTCGACATCCGCCACAACTCGAAGATCTTCCGCGAGAAGCTGGCGACGTGGGCCGCGGGGAAGGCGCCATGA
- a CDS encoding NAD-dependent epimerase/dehydratase family protein — MTLDPSRPVLVTGGGGFLGSAIVEMLRGRGQAVRSLTRRRYAKLEALGVEQVLGDIAEAEVVDRAVEGCDAVFHVAAKAGLWGPVEEYRRTNVVGTENVIAACRRFGVRKLIHTSSPSVVFHGTDLEGADESAPYPDHYEAAYPETKAIAERLVLKADDGALATVVLRPHLIWGPGDNNILPRIYARARANRLFRIGSRNPLIDLTYIDNAAAAQLLAADKLDVGSPIAGKVYFIAQGQPVPLWDMVDRFLEIAHLPPVRRTVPRGLAIALGRVLELAYRTLHLPGEPRMTRFLAHELSTAHWYNLDAARRDLGYAPHVGIEEGLRRLAASLAEPSSAP, encoded by the coding sequence ATGACCCTTGATCCCTCCCGCCCGGTTCTGGTCACCGGCGGCGGCGGCTTCCTCGGCTCGGCGATCGTCGAGATGCTCCGAGGCCGCGGCCAGGCCGTCCGCAGCCTGACCCGCCGGCGGTACGCGAAGCTTGAGGCGCTCGGGGTCGAGCAGGTCCTGGGCGACATCGCCGAGGCCGAGGTCGTCGACCGCGCCGTGGAGGGCTGCGACGCCGTCTTCCACGTGGCCGCGAAGGCGGGCCTCTGGGGGCCGGTGGAGGAGTACCGCCGCACCAACGTCGTCGGCACGGAGAACGTGATCGCCGCTTGCCGACGGTTCGGCGTCCGCAAGTTGATCCACACCAGCTCGCCCAGCGTCGTCTTCCACGGCACCGACCTGGAAGGGGCGGACGAGTCGGCGCCCTATCCCGACCACTATGAGGCCGCATACCCCGAGACGAAGGCGATCGCCGAGCGGCTCGTCCTGAAGGCCGACGACGGCGCGCTTGCGACCGTCGTGCTGCGTCCTCACCTGATCTGGGGGCCGGGGGACAACAACATCCTCCCCCGGATCTACGCCCGCGCCCGGGCCAATCGGCTGTTCCGGATCGGCAGCCGCAACCCGCTCATCGACCTGACGTACATCGACAACGCGGCTGCCGCGCAGCTGCTGGCCGCCGACAAGCTCGACGTGGGCTCGCCGATCGCCGGCAAGGTTTATTTCATCGCCCAGGGCCAGCCGGTGCCGCTCTGGGATATGGTCGACCGGTTTCTGGAGATCGCCCACCTGCCGCCGGTACGCCGCACCGTGCCTCGCGGCCTGGCGATCGCGCTGGGCAGGGTGCTCGAGCTCGCCTACCGGACCCTCCACCTGCCGGGCGAGCCGAGGATGACCCGGTTCCTGGCCCACGAGCTTTCCACCGCCCACTGGTACAACCTCGACGCCGCTCGCCGGGACCTCGGCTACGCCCCGCACGTCGGGATCGAGGAGGGCCTGCGCCGACTGGCCGCCTCACTCGCCGAGCCGTCGTCCGCGCCTTGA
- a CDS encoding 3-oxoacyl-ACP synthase III yields the protein MKYQNVFVEAFGYEVAPVVVSSAELEERLAPVYDKLHLSVGQLEALTGIVERRWWEEGYRVSDGAVVAAERALEAADFPAKEVEAVVYGGVCREYFEPATACRVASKLGVSPGAVVHDLSNACLGMIDGMTDVANRIELGQIRAGLVVACETAREINDVMIERMIETPTMEFYKHSLATLTGGSGAAAVLMTDGSRSRSKRRRLLGGEVRSAARHHDLCRWGVEELDSSASGRLRPYTTTDSAAVLRHGVDLGVKTWRAFLKSLGWVESQVDRVISHQVGGSHRDLIMRSIRVPLEKDFSTFSYLGNMGTVSLPLTAAIAEDRQVLRPGDRTAFLGIGSGLNCLMLGLEW from the coding sequence ATGAAATACCAGAACGTCTTTGTCGAGGCGTTCGGCTATGAGGTCGCTCCGGTGGTCGTCTCGTCGGCCGAGCTGGAGGAACGGCTCGCTCCGGTGTACGACAAGCTCCACCTGAGCGTCGGCCAGCTCGAGGCCCTCACGGGGATCGTCGAGCGGCGATGGTGGGAGGAGGGGTATCGGGTCTCCGACGGCGCCGTCGTCGCGGCCGAGCGGGCGCTCGAGGCGGCCGATTTCCCGGCGAAGGAGGTCGAGGCCGTCGTATACGGCGGCGTCTGCCGCGAGTACTTCGAGCCGGCGACCGCCTGCCGAGTGGCGTCGAAGCTGGGCGTGAGCCCGGGGGCGGTCGTCCACGACCTGAGCAACGCCTGCCTGGGCATGATCGACGGAATGACCGACGTGGCGAACCGGATCGAGCTGGGCCAGATCCGCGCCGGGCTGGTCGTGGCCTGCGAGACGGCCCGCGAGATCAACGACGTCATGATCGAGCGGATGATCGAGACCCCGACGATGGAATTCTACAAGCACTCGCTGGCGACCCTCACGGGGGGCTCGGGGGCCGCGGCGGTGCTCATGACGGACGGCTCGCGATCGCGGTCGAAGCGACGGCGGCTGCTGGGGGGCGAGGTGCGCTCCGCCGCTCGCCACCACGACCTCTGCCGCTGGGGCGTCGAAGAACTCGACTCGTCCGCGTCGGGCCGGCTCCGGCCGTACACGACGACGGACTCGGCCGCGGTGCTGAGGCACGGCGTCGACCTGGGCGTGAAGACCTGGCGGGCGTTCCTCAAGAGCCTGGGATGGGTCGAGTCGCAGGTGGACCGGGTGATCAGCCATCAGGTCGGCGGGTCGCACCGCGACCTGATCATGCGGTCGATCCGCGTGCCTCTGGAGAAAGACTTCTCGACGTTCTCCTACCTCGGGAACATGGGGACGGTCTCGCTCCCGTTGACGGCGGCGATCGCCGAGGACCGCCAGGTCCTCCGCCCCGGCGATCGGACGGCGTTCCTGGGTATTGGGAGCGGACTGAACTGCCTGATGCTGGGGCTGGAGTGGTGA
- the nadA gene encoding quinolinate synthase NadA produces MSAITTANDAASLPFEDFRQAPDAELDARIEAVRRELGDALLILGHHYQQDEVIRHADLRGDSLKLSQLAAQSRDCRAIAFCGVHFMAETADVLTRDEVTVHLPDMSAGCSMADMADLDSVEAAWADLSELIDVEEVTPVTYINSTAELKAFCGRHGGIVCTSSNARKVLDWAFANRRRALFFPDQHLGRNTARAMGVPLEQMPLWDPRRELGGNSARAIEESRVILWRGHCSVHQMFKPAHVAQFRRQHPGIKILVHPECSMEVVDAADLVGSTEFILKTVAEAPAGSSWAVGTELHLVNRLAASHPDKSVHFLSPMVCMCSTMYRIDLPHLAWCLENLARGTPVNRVQVPDDVKHWARISLQRMLDLG; encoded by the coding sequence ATGAGCGCCATCACCACCGCCAACGACGCCGCGAGCCTCCCGTTCGAGGACTTCCGCCAGGCCCCCGACGCCGAACTCGATGCGCGGATCGAGGCGGTCCGGCGCGAGCTCGGGGACGCCCTGCTGATCCTCGGCCACCACTACCAGCAGGACGAGGTGATCCGCCACGCCGACCTTCGCGGCGACAGCCTCAAGTTGAGCCAGCTCGCGGCCCAGAGCCGCGACTGCCGGGCGATCGCCTTCTGCGGCGTCCACTTCATGGCCGAGACCGCCGACGTCCTGACCCGCGACGAGGTCACCGTCCACCTCCCGGACATGTCCGCCGGTTGCAGCATGGCCGACATGGCCGACCTCGACTCGGTCGAGGCCGCCTGGGCCGACCTGTCCGAGCTGATCGACGTCGAGGAGGTGACCCCCGTCACCTATATCAATTCGACGGCCGAGCTCAAGGCGTTCTGCGGCCGGCACGGCGGCATCGTCTGCACCAGCTCGAACGCCCGCAAGGTCCTCGACTGGGCGTTCGCCAACCGCCGCCGGGCCCTGTTCTTCCCGGACCAGCACCTGGGCCGGAACACGGCGCGCGCGATGGGCGTCCCGCTCGAACAGATGCCCCTCTGGGACCCCCGCCGCGAACTCGGCGGCAACTCGGCCAGGGCGATCGAGGAGAGTCGGGTGATCCTCTGGCGCGGCCACTGCTCGGTCCACCAGATGTTCAAGCCGGCGCACGTGGCCCAGTTCCGCCGGCAGCACCCGGGGATCAAGATCCTCGTCCATCCCGAATGCTCGATGGAAGTGGTGGACGCGGCCGACCTCGTGGGTTCGACCGAGTTCATCCTCAAGACCGTCGCCGAAGCCCCCGCCGGCTCGTCGTGGGCGGTCGGCACCGAATTGCACCTGGTCAATCGCCTGGCCGCCTCGCATCCCGACAAATCGGTGCATTTCCTCTCGCCGATGGTCTGCATGTGCTCGACCATGTATCGGATCGACCTCCCCCACCTCGCCTGGTGCCTCGAAAACCTGGCACGTGGGACGCCGGTCAATCGGGTGCAGGTCCCCGACGACGTGAAACACTGGGCACGGATTTCGCTCCAGCGGATGCTCGACCTGGGATGA
- a CDS encoding phosphoenolpyruvate hydrolase family protein, which produces MAESRETILERFREKVAAGLPIVGGGAGTGLSAKCEEAGGIDLIVIYNSGRFRMAGRGSLAGLMPYGNANAIVKEMAYEVLTAVSRTPVVAGVCATDPFLILDHFLGELKALGFAGIQNFPTVGLIDGVFRANLEETGMGFDREIECIRRAHELDLLTTPYAFDPDQARALTEAGADVIVAHMGLTTKGSIGATTARSLDDCVAEIGAILDAARSARPDVFVLCHGGPIAMPEDARYILDRVDGLDGFYGASSMERLPTEEAIARQTRDFMNLRLRRTRDERG; this is translated from the coding sequence ATGGCGGAGTCGCGTGAGACGATCCTGGAACGATTCCGCGAGAAGGTGGCCGCCGGCCTGCCGATCGTCGGCGGGGGCGCGGGGACGGGCCTGAGCGCCAAGTGCGAGGAGGCCGGCGGGATCGACCTGATCGTGATCTACAACTCGGGCCGGTTCCGCATGGCGGGCCGGGGCTCGCTGGCGGGGCTCATGCCCTACGGCAACGCCAACGCGATCGTCAAGGAGATGGCCTACGAGGTCCTCACCGCCGTGAGCCGGACGCCGGTCGTCGCGGGGGTCTGCGCCACCGACCCGTTCCTGATCCTCGACCATTTCCTGGGCGAGTTGAAGGCGCTGGGGTTCGCCGGAATCCAGAACTTCCCCACCGTCGGCCTGATCGACGGCGTCTTCCGGGCCAACCTTGAAGAGACCGGCATGGGGTTCGATCGGGAGATCGAATGTATCCGCCGCGCGCATGAGTTGGACCTGCTGACGACCCCTTACGCCTTCGACCCCGACCAGGCCCGGGCGCTGACCGAGGCCGGGGCCGACGTGATCGTGGCGCACATGGGGCTGACGACCAAGGGGAGCATCGGCGCGACCACGGCGCGCTCGCTCGACGATTGCGTCGCCGAGATCGGCGCGATCCTCGACGCCGCGCGGTCGGCCCGGCCGGACGTCTTCGTCCTCTGCCACGGCGGCCCCATCGCCATGCCCGAGGACGCCCGTTACATCCTGGACCGCGTCGATGGGCTCGACGGATTCTACGGCGCCAGTTCGATGGAGCGGCTTCCCACCGAGGAGGCGATCGCTCGCCAGACTCGCGATTTCATGAACCTCCGCCTGCGCCGGACCCGGGACGAACGCGGCTGA
- a CDS encoding sensor histidine kinase, which produces MESEATILVVDPVESQRASLRETLATGGYTVHETSHPADAVAEAIHIRPHLIVLGPSLSEADETALCRAIRTGGGVTGTPILMMSSAHADSAVLAGLDAGADDYVRFDSAPQLILARVRRLIEYHKMAGLAMLDRQLVQIGRLLAGIVHEIRGPLSVIRGSAELLRLSLQDRPDDSQWVDSILRGSSLLQLRLEHLMGAVRSGPIQMQPLDVSSLLNETVDLFVRGLPPYPRRVVVKCDCPRSLQIQGDAGRLMQVFFDLLTNAYQAITGAGREGRVLVRTDCVREDDRDWVKLEVVDDGPGVPDTYLGRIFEPFFTTREGGSGYGLYLASEIIRDLGGRLGATNNPEGGACFSVLLPLDDPAA; this is translated from the coding sequence GTGGAGTCCGAGGCGACAATCCTGGTCGTCGATCCCGTCGAATCCCAGCGGGCGTCGCTGCGCGAGACTCTCGCGACCGGGGGCTACACGGTCCACGAGACGTCCCACCCGGCCGACGCCGTCGCCGAGGCCATCCACATCCGCCCCCACCTGATCGTGCTCGGGCCGAGCCTCAGCGAGGCCGACGAGACCGCGCTCTGTCGCGCGATCCGGACGGGAGGGGGTGTGACGGGCACCCCGATCCTCATGATGAGTTCCGCGCACGCGGACTCCGCCGTGCTCGCCGGCCTGGACGCCGGGGCGGACGATTACGTCCGCTTCGATTCGGCGCCCCAACTGATTCTCGCCCGCGTCCGACGGCTGATCGAGTATCACAAGATGGCCGGCCTGGCGATGCTCGACCGCCAGTTGGTGCAGATCGGCCGCTTGCTGGCGGGGATCGTCCATGAGATCCGAGGACCGCTCTCGGTGATCCGCGGCAGCGCGGAGCTGCTGCGGCTGAGCCTCCAGGACCGCCCCGACGACAGCCAGTGGGTCGACTCCATCTTGCGCGGGTCGAGCCTGCTCCAACTCCGGCTCGAACACCTGATGGGGGCGGTGCGCTCGGGCCCGATCCAGATGCAGCCGCTCGACGTCTCATCGCTCCTCAACGAGACGGTCGACCTGTTCGTACGCGGACTGCCACCCTACCCCCGCCGCGTGGTCGTGAAGTGCGACTGCCCGAGATCGTTGCAGATCCAGGGCGACGCCGGACGGCTGATGCAGGTCTTCTTCGACCTCCTGACGAACGCCTATCAGGCCATCACCGGCGCGGGCCGGGAGGGCCGGGTCCTGGTGAGGACCGATTGCGTGCGAGAGGACGACCGCGACTGGGTCAAGCTGGAGGTCGTCGACGACGGCCCCGGAGTCCCGGACACCTACCTGGGCCGGATCTTCGAGCCCTTCTTCACGACCCGGGAGGGGGGGAGCGGATACGGTCTGTATCTCGCTTCCGAAATCATCCGCGACCTGGGAGGCCGCCTCGGCGCGACCAACAATCCCGAGGGGGGGGCCTGCTTCTCGGTCCTTCTCCCCCTCGACGACCCGGCCGCCTGA